Genomic window (Armatimonadia bacterium):
AGCGCCGGGACTGCCACGACGGTTGCTGACTCTGTCGAACGACTTCTCGGTGACCGTCAGCGATCTGGCATACCGGAACGAGACGCGCACCATCCTCGCAACCATGCTGCAGGACAAGATCAACCAACTTGGCAAGGAGCAGGCGCTCGCCGTCACCTCCGCCGTCAAGTCGCGGATCATGGTCACGGAGACCGGGGAAGCGCGGACGCACGAGATGGCCATTTTGGGCCTGCGCGGTCTGGGCGACGCTCAGGCCTCCAACATTGTCCGTGGCTTCGAGGCGAACATGGGGCTGGCGCCCGAGGGTCAGCGTCCCGCCGATCAGCCGCACCCGTACGCGGACCTCAACCTCGATCCAGCTCCCGGACGCCGGCCGGGGTACTACTGCCGCAACCGAGCGTGCCAGGTGTTCCTGGGCGGAGAGCTGCAGACCGTGCCACCTCAGTGCCCGAACTGCGGACGGTCCTTTGTGCCCTACACGGCCTAGGGGCCGCAAGACAGCCGGGCGCTGCCGCATCAGACAGTTCGTGCCCTACAGGAGCTGAGCGAAGATGGCTTACTACAACCCGCGCCTCATCGGCGGATCGCTGGACGCCGGTGCTCTGCCCAGGACAGGCCTGGCAGTCTTCCTCGCCGTCCTGCTTGGTCTGGGCTGTGTTGGCCTGGCCCTGGGCTATGCCCTGTTCGGCGGCGATGTGGTGGAGCAGATTCGCCGCGCGACGGTGTGGATTCGCGTGGATGGCGAGAACGAGGGCACGGGCGTCATCATCACGGAGGACGGCTACATCCTCACCGCTGCCCACGTGGTGAAGGACGGGAAGGCCAACCTCATTGAGGTGGTTCTCAACAGCGGCCTCAAGAGCGCCGAGACCTTGCATGCCCAGTGCACCGAGCATGTAGGCGCGACGGGCAGACCCTTGCCGGCGGAGATGGGCAAGGACTACGCGCTGCTCAAAGTCGAAGCTCGCAAGCCATTGCCGTATCTGCCGGTCATCGGAAGCGATGCAGTCCAGGAGGGCATGTCGTGCTTCGTCGCGGGCTTCCCCTTCGGTGAGCAGATGCAGACGAGTATCTACGGGCCCAACATCCGCATCGACCCCGGGCACATCACGGCGATCATGCGTGGGGGAGAAGAGGGACCGCAGGCCTTCAACGTCGATGTAGCAATCCGCGAGGGAATGAGCGGCGGCCCCTGCACGGACGATCGCGGGCAGGTGATCGGGATCGCGGAGATGTACAGCGAGCAGGCAGCGGCGAATCTGGTCCTGCCTACTTCTCGCTTCAAGCACGTGTGGGAGCCCCTGGTGAGGTCCCAGTAGACGAGGCCCCTGGGGCGCAAGGCCGGTCCTTGCAGCCGCAGGCTCCTTGCGATGAACCCTCCAGCGCCACTGGTGCCGTCAGGCCAGTGGCGTCTTCGGTTCTGCAGCTTCCCCAACCTCCGCCCTCTGAAGTGCCGAGTTGGTCATCCTGCCACCTGGCCTCACCTCGCCTGGAGAGGTGACCTTCCTTGCGTGCACGAGAGGAATACTGGCAAGAGGAGGACAACGATACACATATTTGGCAAGGGTATCCAAGCAAAGAAGGAGTCTGGAGGACGTCCGTTGAAAGAACCCCTGTCGCGGTAGCGATAGGTTAGCGCACCGGCTTCGCAGCGCAATATCCAGCAAGGGAGGGCCGTAGCATGCGTGGACAGAGGCCCCATCGGGGTCTGGCCGTGCTCGTTATCCTCTTGCCGGTCGTTGTGTTAGTCATGTGGGGGTGCCAGCCGAAGGCGCCCACGGGCCCCGAGCCCGGAGTTCAGCCCACGCCTGCGGAGGAGAACCAGGCTGCCACGCCGCTGGAGAGCGGCGCTAAGGCGCCAACAGGCGAGCCAGTGAAGGTAGGCGCCATCTTCAGCGTTACCGGCAACAACGCCCCTCTGGGCGAGCCGGAGAAGAGGGCAGCCCAACTCATTCAGGAGGAGATCAACGCGAAGGGTGGAGTCCTTGGACGGCCGCTTCAGGTGATCGTCAAGGACGACAAGACAGACACGACCGAGGCAGTGAACGCTGCCAAGGACCTCATCAACACCGAGAAGGTGTGCGCCATCATCGGTCCCAGTGGGACGCCGACCACGATGGCGATCGTACCGACCATGGAGGAAGCGAAGGTCCCTCTTGTCTCCTGCGCGGCCGGCATGAAGATCACCAACCCCATCAAGCCCTACGTCTTTGCGGTGCCTCAGACCGACACTCTCGCCGTCGCCAAGATCATCGAGTACCTCAAGGCCAACCGGATCGAAAAGGTCGCGACGATCTACGTCAAGGACCCCTACGGTGAGAGTGGCCAGGAGCAGCTCTCGACGCATCTGTCGAAGGCGCAGATCAAGATCCTCGGCAGCGAGAGCTACGCCAAGGACGACACGGACATGACGACGCAGTTGACCAAGCTGCGCGGGTTGCAGCCCCAGGCCATCATCTGCTGGGGCACGAACCCCGGACCGGCTCACGTCGCCAAGGGCATGAAGAAGCTGGGCATGACGATGCCGCTGATCCAGAGCCACGGCGTCGCCAATGCCAAGTTCCTCGAGCTCGCGGCTGATGCCGGTGAGGGTGTCATGCTGCCCGCAGGTCGGCTTGTGGTCTGGGAGGCCGTGCCGGACTCTCACCCCCAGAAGCCTATCCTGAAGTCCTTCGCGGAGGCCTTCAGGGCCAAGTACAGCAAGGACGCTGACACCTTCGCCGGGCACGCCTACGATTCGCTGCACATCGTGATCAGCGCCATCGAGGCCGCGAAGAGCACCGAGCCGGCCAAGGTCCGCGACGCCCTTGAGAAGACCAAGGACTTCGTTGGGACTGCGGGCGTGTTCACCTACACCCCGCAGGACCACAACGGGCTCACCAAGGACGCCTTCGTCTGGGTCAAGGTCGAGGGCGGCAAGTGGAAGCTGGCCGAGTAGGTCTGCTGAGCGGCACGGGCTCCGCGGGCCAGAACGAAGCGTAAGCAGGTCGGGGAGCGGCAGGGGCTTGACCTTGCCGCTTTCCGACAGTGTACCGGCCCCGGTGCCCCGGAGCTCCGCTGCCCTTCCCCGCGACGGAGCGGGCAACTCTTCCTGTTAGGTACTCCATGCACCTGGCGGATAGCCTCCTTCAGTTCACCGTGTCGGGCATCGCCCTCGGCGCCATCTATGGCATCGTTGGCCTCGGATTCACGATCATCTTCAACGCTACCGGTGTGATCAATTTCGCCCAGGGCGAGTTCGTCATGCTGGGCGGACTGGTGGCGGCTACCCTCGTCTCCCTTCATGTGCCGGTCGCCCTTGCACTCCCCATCGCCGGCTTTGCGGTGGCGATCGTCGGTCTGCTGGTGCAGCGCCTGGCGGTGCAGCCCCTAACGCGCTCCTCGGTGATCTCCATGGTCACCGTCACCATCGGCGTATCGGTCTTGCTGCGAGGAGTCGCCAAGGAGCTCTGGGGTCCGAACTCAGTGGCGATGGCGCCCTTCTCCGGGAGTCAGCCGCTGCATCTGGGGACCGCTGCGGTTGAGCCCCAGGAAGTGTGGGTGGTGGCGACCGTCCTGGTGATCGTGGTGGGTGTGCAGTTGTTCTTCGAGCACACCATGGTCGGCAAGGCCATGCGGGCTTGTGCCATCAACCGCGCGGCAGCGCAACTGGCCGGGATCAGCGTGGACCGCATGAACCTGCTCGCCTTTGGGCTGAGTGCGGGGATCAGTGGCCTGGCCGGAGTCGTCCTGGCTCCGCTGACCATGGTCTCCTACTCCTCGGGGACCCCGATCGCGGTCAAAGGCTTCTGTGCGGCGATCGTCGGCGGCCTCGGGAACAGCGCCGGTGCAGTGGTCGGTGGGATTCTGCTGGGTATGCTCGAGTCCCTGGGGGCCGGCTTCATCAGCTCGGACTACAAGAACGCCTTTGCCTTGCTCGTACTGCTACTGGTGCTCGTCCTGCGGCCCAGTGGTCTGCTGGGCAAGCGCACCGACCGAGGGTTGTAGGCAGATGACCACGCCACGGGCCCGCTCCGTCTTCCTGGGTTCGCTCCCGGTGCTTGCGCTCGTGGTGGGCGTGGTCGCCTTCCCACTGGTCTTCCGCAACAACTACGTTCAGTCTGTGGGGGCGACCATCGGCCTCTATTCGCTGGTGGCCCTGGGCCTGTGCCTGCTCATTGGCTATGCGGGGCAGGTGTCCCTGGGGCATGCGGCCTTCTATGGCCTAGGCGCCTACTCTTCCGCGGTCCTGACTACCCGCCTTCATTGGGACCCGTGGCTGGCGATGCTGGTCGGAGCCGTGCTGACCGGGGCTGTGGCCTGGCTGGTAGGAAGGCCGACGCTGCGTCTGCATGGGCACCACCTTGCCATGGCGACACTGGGCTTCGGCATCATCATGCAGATCGTGTTCATCGAGGGTGATGAGCTAACCGGCGGGTTCGGCGGCATCACCTCCATCCCGCCGTTGCGAATCGGCGGCCTCAGCATTACCGGCGACGTGCGGAACTTCTACGCGATCTGGGCTGTGGTCGTTCTCTGTGTGATGGCATCGCGGTGTCTGGTGGATTCGCGGGTCGGTCGGGCGTTGCGGGCGATCCACGATAGCGAGACGGCCGCCGCTGCCTGCGGCGTGGACGTGTCAACCTACAAGGTCCAGGTGTTTGTGCTCAGCGCAGTCTTCGCCTCCGTAGCGGGGAGTCTCTACGCCCACTATATCACCTTCGTGAGCCCCGATCCCTTCAGCCTGGCTTTCTCCATCCAGATGCTGGTGATCGTGATCGTCGGCGGCTCACGCAACGTCTGGGGCGCTCTGTTAGGGGCTGCCTTGATGACGGCCCTGGCGCAGCAGATCGAGAAGACCGATGCCATCAAGGACCTCAGCGATGTCGCCTACGGCCTGGTGCTGGTGCTGTTCATCGTCTTCATGCCGGCCGGTCTGGCTGGAGCTTTGTCGAAGGGGTTGGCTCGGGTCAGGGCGCAGAGGGCTGATGAGAATGCCTGAGGCTCTCCTCAGCGCCCACGAGGTCAGCATGTCCTTCGGCGGCGTCAAGGCCCTCGACAGCGTGAGCCTGGAGGTCCGACGCGGTGAGGTGCTCGCGATCATCGGCCCGAACGGCGCGGGCAAGACCACGCTGTTCAACATCCTGTCGCGGACCTTCCCACCGACCGGTGGCGAGGTCGCGTTCCTGGGACATTCCCTGGGACATCGGCACGCCCACGAGGTCGCCCGTCTGGGGATGGCGAGGACCTTCCAGAATCTGCAGGTCTTCGGGCAGATGACCGTGCTGGAGAATGTACTGGTCGGCTGTCACGTCCAGGGCCACGCCGGATTCGTTGCAGCGTCTCTGCGTCTGCCCTTTACACGCAGAGAGGAGAAGGCTCTGCGTGAACGGGCCGAGGAAGCTCTGCAGCGAGTGGGGCTACTGGAGCGTGCCGGCGAGTTGGCGGCGAACCTGCCGGTCGGCCAGCAGCGGCTTCTGGAACTCGCTCGGGCCCTCGGAAGTACGCCGCAGTTGCTGCTGCTGGACGAGCCCGCCGCAGGACTGACGACTCGCGAAACGGCGGTGCTGTCTGCACTGGTCCTCAGGCTGCGGGAGGAGCTCGGCCTGACGGTTGCGCTCATCGAGCATGACATGACGCTGGTGATGGGAATCTCGGACCGCGTGGCCGTCCTCAATCACGGACAGAAGATCGCCGACGACGTCCCCTCTGTTGTCCAGAAGGATCCGCAGGTGGTCGCAGCCTACCTCGGCGTCGGCGACTAGTGCAGAACGGTCCCGTCGTCGAGGGCTGTGCGGAAGACAGGTGCGTGTATGCCCTCCTTCTTGCGAGTGACGAGTCTGGATGCCTTCTATGGGCCCTTGCATGCCCTCAAGGCCGTGTCGCTGCACGTCAACCAAGGAGAGATCGTGGCGCTGCTCGGGGCCAACGGGGCGGGGAAGAGCACGACGCTGAACACGGTGTGCGGACTGCTCACTCCGCGCAGCGGAACGGTGGAGTACGACGGGTGCAACATCACCGGCGCAAGGCCGGAGCGGATCGTGAGCCTTGGCCTGACACAGGTGCCCGAGGGTCGGCAGATCTTCGGCGACCTCTCGGTGCGCGACAACCTCCTGCTGGGTGGCTACGTGCGCTGGCGCAGCGGACGACGCCAGGAGGTAGTGGCCGACCTCGACCGCATGGTGGAGATCTTCCCGATCCTGGAGGAGCGCATGTACCAGCGCGCCGGGACGCTCAGTGGCGGCCAGCAGCAGATGCTGGCGATCGCCCGAGCGCTCATGTCCAGTCCCCGGCTGCTGCTGCTCGATGAGCCGTCGATGGGCCTAGCCCCGCTGGTGGTGAGGGACATCCTTGCCACGGCAGCGCACCTGCGGGCCGAGAACGGCACAACGATTCTCCTGGTCGAGCAGAATGCTGCGGCAGCCCTCAAGATCGCCGACCGTGGGTATGTGCTCGAGACGGGGCGCATAGTGCTGGAGGGAAGCGCGAACCAACTCCTGCGCGACCGCGAAGTTCAGCGGGCCTACCTTGGGAAAGACTACGAAGAGGTGTGACTATGGCCCCGAGTGCAATCTGGAGTCCTGAGCGCGAGACGCTGCCGCGCAGTGAGATCGAGCAACTCCAGCTCGAGCGGCTGCAGGCCACCATCAGCCGGGTCTACCGGAATGTCCAGTTCTACCGGCGGATGTTTGAGCAGCATGACCTCGTGCCGGAGGATTTCAGCTCCCTCAAGGACCTGCGCAAGCTCCCCTTCACCACCAAGGACGACCTGCGCCAGGCGTACCCGTACTCGATGTTTGCCCTGCCGCTGCGCGAGGTCGTGCGCATCCATTCCTCCTCGGGCACCACAGGTCAGGCGATTGTCGTGGGATACACCCGCAACGACCTGGACCACTGGACCGAGTTGGTGGCCCGTAACCTCGTGGCCGGAGGCGTCACCAAGGAGGACGTGGTGCAGATCTTCTTCGGCTACGGTCTCTTCGCCGGCGGCTTTGGGCTTCATCAGGGAGCCGAGCGAATCGGGGCCTCGGTGATCCCGGTCTCCAGTGCGGACATCGAGCACCAGGTCAAGGTGATGCACGACTTCCGCACAACGGCGCTCGTGGGGCTGCCGAGCTATGCTCTGCGGATCGCTCGTGCCGTGGAGGAGATGGGGATCGACGTCGGGTCACTTTGTCTACGCATCGGCGTCTTCGGCGGCGAGCCCTGGTCGGAGGAGACCCGCACCCAGATCGAGGAGCGACTGCGGATCAGGGCGACGGATATCTACGGGCTGGCGGAGATCGGCGGCCCCGGCGTGTCCTGCGAGTGTGAGCAACGCTGCGGGCTGCACGTAGCGGAGGACCACTTCCTGGTGGAGATCATCGACCCGGTCACCGGCGAGACCTTGGAGCCGGGTCAGACGGGCGAACTGGTCTTCACGACGGTGGGCAAGGAAGCCTTCCCACTCCTGCGGTACCGGACGGGCGACCTGAGCAGTCTTGACCTGGAGCCCTGCCGGTGTGGGCGGACTCTCGCCCGAATGAGCCGAGTGCATGCTCGCACCGATGAGATGTTCATCATCCACGGCGAGAACGTCGACCCGCAGGGGATCGCCGCCGTGCTCAGTCAGGTGAAGGGTGTTGGTCCGCACTTTCGGGTGATCGTGGATCGGACTCGCGGCGAGGACAGCCTGGAGGTTGAGGTGGAGCTTGCCAGCGTACTCGCCGGGGACACCGTCGGCAGCATCGAGCGCGTGGCCGAGGAGGTTACCGATCGCTTGCAGCGACTGCTGGGGTTCGAGCCCACGGTTACTATCGTGGAGCCCGGGTCCTTCAGCAGCGGCAGCAAGGCCGCCCGCGTAGTAGACAGGAGGAATCTCTAGCCCGGTCGGCGCACAATGAAGGGGTATGCGGGGCTGCTGTGGTTCCACGGCAAGCCGCAACCGGGAAGGAGAGCCCAAGCCTATGGAGAGCATCGCCGTCCTGATCGTCGCACTCATTCTGTGTATCGCGGTGCCGGTGTTCAGTGCCCCTCTTCCAGACGAGACGCCTCCGG
Coding sequences:
- a CDS encoding branched-chain amino acid ABC transporter permease, whose protein sequence is MHLADSLLQFTVSGIALGAIYGIVGLGFTIIFNATGVINFAQGEFVMLGGLVAATLVSLHVPVALALPIAGFAVAIVGLLVQRLAVQPLTRSSVISMVTVTIGVSVLLRGVAKELWGPNSVAMAPFSGSQPLHLGTAAVEPQEVWVVATVLVIVVGVQLFFEHTMVGKAMRACAINRAAAQLAGISVDRMNLLAFGLSAGISGLAGVVLAPLTMVSYSSGTPIAVKGFCAAIVGGLGNSAGAVVGGILLGMLESLGAGFISSDYKNAFALLVLLLVLVLRPSGLLGKRTDRGL
- a CDS encoding phenylacetate--CoA ligase, with protein sequence MAPSAIWSPERETLPRSEIEQLQLERLQATISRVYRNVQFYRRMFEQHDLVPEDFSSLKDLRKLPFTTKDDLRQAYPYSMFALPLREVVRIHSSSGTTGQAIVVGYTRNDLDHWTELVARNLVAGGVTKEDVVQIFFGYGLFAGGFGLHQGAERIGASVIPVSSADIEHQVKVMHDFRTTALVGLPSYALRIARAVEEMGIDVGSLCLRIGVFGGEPWSEETRTQIEERLRIRATDIYGLAEIGGPGVSCECEQRCGLHVAEDHFLVEIIDPVTGETLEPGQTGELVFTTVGKEAFPLLRYRTGDLSSLDLEPCRCGRTLARMSRVHARTDEMFIIHGENVDPQGIAAVLSQVKGVGPHFRVIVDRTRGEDSLEVEVELASVLAGDTVGSIERVAEEVTDRLQRLLGFEPTVTIVEPGSFSSGSKAARVVDRRNL
- a CDS encoding ABC transporter ATP-binding protein, which codes for MPEALLSAHEVSMSFGGVKALDSVSLEVRRGEVLAIIGPNGAGKTTLFNILSRTFPPTGGEVAFLGHSLGHRHAHEVARLGMARTFQNLQVFGQMTVLENVLVGCHVQGHAGFVAASLRLPFTRREEKALRERAEEALQRVGLLERAGELAANLPVGQQRLLELARALGSTPQLLLLDEPAAGLTTRETAVLSALVLRLREELGLTVALIEHDMTLVMGISDRVAVLNHGQKIADDVPSVVQKDPQVVAAYLGVGD
- a CDS encoding branched-chain amino acid ABC transporter permease, giving the protein MTTPRARSVFLGSLPVLALVVGVVAFPLVFRNNYVQSVGATIGLYSLVALGLCLLIGYAGQVSLGHAAFYGLGAYSSAVLTTRLHWDPWLAMLVGAVLTGAVAWLVGRPTLRLHGHHLAMATLGFGIIMQIVFIEGDELTGGFGGITSIPPLRIGGLSITGDVRNFYAIWAVVVLCVMASRCLVDSRVGRALRAIHDSETAAAACGVDVSTYKVQVFVLSAVFASVAGSLYAHYITFVSPDPFSLAFSIQMLVIVIVGGSRNVWGALLGAALMTALAQQIEKTDAIKDLSDVAYGLVLVLFIVFMPAGLAGALSKGLARVRAQRADENA
- a CDS encoding ABC transporter substrate-binding protein, which translates into the protein MRGQRPHRGLAVLVILLPVVVLVMWGCQPKAPTGPEPGVQPTPAEENQAATPLESGAKAPTGEPVKVGAIFSVTGNNAPLGEPEKRAAQLIQEEINAKGGVLGRPLQVIVKDDKTDTTEAVNAAKDLINTEKVCAIIGPSGTPTTMAIVPTMEEAKVPLVSCAAGMKITNPIKPYVFAVPQTDTLAVAKIIEYLKANRIEKVATIYVKDPYGESGQEQLSTHLSKAQIKILGSESYAKDDTDMTTQLTKLRGLQPQAIICWGTNPGPAHVAKGMKKLGMTMPLIQSHGVANAKFLELAADAGEGVMLPAGRLVVWEAVPDSHPQKPILKSFAEAFRAKYSKDADTFAGHAYDSLHIVISAIEAAKSTEPAKVRDALEKTKDFVGTAGVFTYTPQDHNGLTKDAFVWVKVEGGKWKLAE
- a CDS encoding ABC transporter ATP-binding protein, translated to MPSFLRVTSLDAFYGPLHALKAVSLHVNQGEIVALLGANGAGKSTTLNTVCGLLTPRSGTVEYDGCNITGARPERIVSLGLTQVPEGRQIFGDLSVRDNLLLGGYVRWRSGRRQEVVADLDRMVEIFPILEERMYQRAGTLSGGQQQMLAIARALMSSPRLLLLDEPSMGLAPLVVRDILATAAHLRAENGTTILLVEQNAAAALKIADRGYVLETGRIVLEGSANQLLRDREVQRAYLGKDYEEV
- a CDS encoding serine protease, whose product is MAYYNPRLIGGSLDAGALPRTGLAVFLAVLLGLGCVGLALGYALFGGDVVEQIRRATVWIRVDGENEGTGVIITEDGYILTAAHVVKDGKANLIEVVLNSGLKSAETLHAQCTEHVGATGRPLPAEMGKDYALLKVEARKPLPYLPVIGSDAVQEGMSCFVAGFPFGEQMQTSIYGPNIRIDPGHITAIMRGGEEGPQAFNVDVAIREGMSGGPCTDDRGQVIGIAEMYSEQAAANLVLPTSRFKHVWEPLVRSQ